Proteins from one Anopheles nili chromosome 2, idAnoNiliSN_F5_01, whole genome shotgun sequence genomic window:
- the LOC128720829 gene encoding uncharacterized protein LOC128720829 has product MKVSLYIILISILLSKHYALSHIIRKRQLFREQVLPHAGGKIPDSAFLTDRLALNRLQKDGIAVPDGVLLEQRQYQVYPHQHRVTRPTFRVVQTPDNRYTSPEGEYNHNTLATVDTTYLIPHPSDKLLLHDHPHHQLPHYAAPKAPILKELRLPNYAVFNFDYKKKKHPIPGVHSPASLIAFKPHPLKLDGAWPQRLPQDFVSFHAAAGNGHNYPPAHSYGGDIVGAGGGASWHGGWIPSTGGASVESFLSQPLGSFEDYYSQLNDKHRFYRNVAASKPTALVGKGPAIPAAKPSAILHRGRQRGHPQRYQA; this is encoded by the exons ATGAAGGTCTCATTGTACATTATTTTAATATCTATCCTGCTCAGCAAGCACTATGCGCTGTCGCACATAATCAGG AAACGTCAGCTTTTCCGTGAGCAAGTGCTACCGCATGCCGGAGGCAAAATACCAGACTCGGCGTTTCTGACCGACCGTTTGGCACTGAATCGTCTGCAAAAGGATGGCATCGCTGTGCCGGACGGTGTGCTGCTGGAGCAACGCCAGTACCAGGTGTACCCGCATCAACATCGCGTGACGAGACCGACGTTCCGCGTTGTGCAGACACCGGACAACCGGTACACTTCACCGGAGGGCGAGTACAACCACAACACATTGGCCACCGTCGATACGACGTATCTGATTCCACACCCGAGTGACAAATTGCTGCTGCATGATCATCCCCATCACCAGCTGCCGCATTACGCCGCTCCGAAAGCACCGATCCTGAAGGAGCTGCGCCTCCCCAACTATGCAGTGTTCAATTTCGAttacaaaaagaagaaacacccCATCCCTGGGGTGCATTCTCCGGCTTCGCTGATCGCGTTCAAACCCCATCCACTGAAACTGGACGGAGCCTGGCCCCAGAGATTACCTCAAGATTTTGTGAGCTTTCACGCAG CTGCAGGTAATGGTCACAATTACCCACCAGCGCACTCGTACGGAGGCGACATTGTGGGCGCCGGGGGAGGTGCCAGCTGGCACGGGGGATGGATACCGTCGACGGGGGGTGCATCTGTCGAGTCCTTTTTATCG CAACCGCTCGGCAGTTTCGAGGACTATTATAGCCAGCTGAACGATAAGCATCGTTTCTACCGAAACGTGGCCGCTTCAAAGCCGACGGCATTGGTCGGCAAGGGACCGGCAATCCCGGCAGCGAAGCCTAGCGCCATTTTGCATCGGGGTCGTCAACGTGGCCATCCGCAACGCTATCAAGCTTAA